From Candidatus Bathyarchaeia archaeon:
CAACACCACATCCCCCGTGAGTTTCCCCACGGGATTTGGTTTGGACTCTTCCCCTTTCGGTCGCCCCTACTCAGGGAATCCCGTTTTGGTTTCTTTTCCTCCCCCTACTAAGATGCTTCCGTTCGGGGGGTTCCCGCTCCCTGCCGGGAGCACCGCAGACCCCCGAAGGAGTCTGCGGTAGGAGGTCCCATTCGGGGATCCCCGGTTCTAAAGCTGCATACGCTTACCCGGGGCCCTATCGCGGCTCGCCGCGCCCTTCGTCGGCGCTCAAGCCGAGCCATCCACCAGACGGCGTGGCATGTCGGGCTAGAGCGGTGTCTGTTTAGCGTCCCGGTGAACCCTTCCACATGCGAGGCTCCTATGCATGGCTTCATCGTGAGCTTAAGTGCTTGAACCTAAGCCCACTGGCCCTTCGCTCCTCCATCAAGGGGGATGGGGAGCTGCATCTAATACAATGGCTTAACGTAATGTAGCCAAAATTAATTTGAAGCGTCCTTCAGCCATATAAGGGTTGCGTCGCACCCCTCAATCTGCATACGCGCGTTTCGAATATTCAAGCAACATTGAAGAGTGGATGCTTCTCCATGAAGGGAGCAGTTTTCCGCGGTGTTTTAGCGGCGGGGTTTAAAGCTTGAGAAGCTTAAATTGTCTTGGTGTTTGAGGTTTGTTGTCTGGCGAGTTGTTGCGGCTTAAGTTTGTCGGGTGCATGCTTGGATGCGCCGTCGGAGATGCCTTGGGCTCTGGTTCTGGAGTTTTTAATGGAAGATGGACCGATGACACTCACATGATGATTGGAGTTGCCGAGTCCCTAATTGCCAACAGGGGTTTCGATGGGAATCACATGGCTTGGACGTTCATTAAAAACTATGAGGAGTAACCTTGGCGCGGCTATGCTTCGGGCCACCCCGCGTTTTCAGGATGATTAAGGCTGGCGTTCCATGGAACGAGGCTCCAAAGAGGTTGTTTGGCGGTGCTGGCTCGTATGGAAATGGTGCAGCCATGCGGGTGGCTCCAGTCGCCCTTCTATATCACGACGATTTTGGAAAATTGCGCCCTGTAGCTCAAGCCCAGAGCATGATAACACACACCAACGAGCTCGGAGTGGAGGGCGCGGTTCTCCAAGCCTACGCCATAGCCCTAGCTGTTAAGGAAAAGCCGTCGGAGAAGCTTGGCGCTCACGCCTTTCTGAAGAGTCTTTTGGCTCTGACGGAAAATTATGTGTACAGGGAGAAACTCGAGGCAGCCATGCGCCTATTAAATGGAAGCCGGGCAGACGGGAGGTTGTTGAAAGCCTTGGAAACACCGTGGAAGCCCACAACTCTGTCCCCACAGCGATCTACTGTTTCCTACGAAATCACCGAAGCTTTGAGGCTGCCGTCGCCTACGCTGTGAGCCTAGGCGGAGACACGGACACCATCGCAGCCATGACAGGCGCCATAAGCGGCGCATACCACGGGGTCTCAGCTATATCGGGAAATTGGCTTGGCAAGCTGGAGAAAAAAGCCTACATAGAAAAGCTTGCAGAAGACCTCTGGAAGCTCAAAAGCACGGCAGCCACGGGCACATGAACATTTTTATTTTTGTTTTTCAATACGCCATTATAGCATAATGGCAGACGGCGCCTCGGTAGCTCAGCCTGGTAGAGCAACGGCCTTGTAAGCCGTAGGTCGCGGGATCGAAGCCCGCCCGAGGCTCCACTTCCTTTGAAAATGTTTTTAGGGATTATCCACATATTTGGCAAGCTTGTGTGAGTCCATGTTAGTGGTTGTTGGTGCTTGAGGATGAGGGGCATTTATCATGGTTTATGCGTGAACTGTGAGGGCGTCATATCCGATGATAGGCTTCTCCAGCTTGGCGTCTGCGAAAAATGTGTTGAGGAGGCTGAAGCCCCAAGAAGCTGGGAGCAGCTGCTTAAGGTTTTAAGAGAAAAGGGGCGCCTATATTTTGCCGAGGAAATTTTCCTTTTCCATCAAAGGCTTAGAGAGTTCTCGCTGTTCTTTAAGAGGGCCGTCGGGCAGAGGATGTGGTCTCTTCAGGAGACTTGGGCTAGAAGAATCCTTTTAAACAGCAATTTCTCCATCGTGGCACCTACCGGCGTTGGAAAAACGGTTTTGGGGACGGTTTCAGCCCTCTATTTTGCGGTTAATGGCAGGAAAAGCTACATTATTGTGCCCACGGCGCTCCTTGTCCAGCAGGTTGTGGAAAGGCTGGGCGTTTTCTCGGAGAGGCTTGGCGTCAACCCTAAAACCCTTTGTTATCATGCTGGTATGAGCGACTCTGAAAGGCGGGAAGCCCTAGAAAGGGCTGCGAGGGGCGAATTTGACATCCTCATTACAACCGAGAGGTTTTTGATCAGCCACTTTGATGTTGTCGGAAACAAGGTTTTCGACTTCGTTTTTGTGGATGACGTGGACTCTTTCCTCAAGTCTCCGAAGAACATAGACAAGGTCATGAAGCTTTTGGGTTTCAGCGACGAAATAATTGCCTCAGCCTTTCGAATAATCGAGTTGCAGAGGGAGGCGAGCCGCCTAAGGAGGATGGGGAAGTCCCCCGAGCAGGTTCTCAATGAAGTGGAGAGGCTTCGAAGCCAAATTGAGGAGTATAAGCGCCAAAACAAGATAGGCTTACTTGTGGTTTCCGGAGCAACCGTTAAAGCCAGGAGAACCAAGCGTATAAAGCTCTTTGAGGAGCTCCTAAACTTCCAAATAGGCTTCAAACCCGATTTTCTCAGAAACATTAAAGACTATTACTTGACGGTGGAAGCCAGCCCGGAGCAGCAGGTTCTGTCGCTTATCCAAAGGTTCGGCGGAGGCTGCCTCATTTTTGTCCCATCTGCTTTGGGGAGGGAATACGTGGCTAGGCTCAGCGCCTTCTTAAACGCTAACGGCGTTAGGGCTTATGCCTACCTGAAGATGGATGAGGAGATGCTTGAGCGGTTCCAGAACGGCGAATACGAGGTTCTCGTGGGAGTTGCCAGCTACAGAAGCCCCCTAGCGAGGGGCATAGATCTTCCGGAGAGAATTCGCTATGTGATCTTCGCTGGTGTTCCGAGAACCGAGATCC
This genomic window contains:
- a CDS encoding ADP-ribosylglycohydrolase family protein translates to MSGELLRLKFVGCMLGCAVGDALGSGSGVFNGRWTDDTHMMIGVAESLIANRGFDGNHMAWTFIKNYEE